In Oreochromis niloticus isolate F11D_XX linkage group LG18, O_niloticus_UMD_NMBU, whole genome shotgun sequence, one genomic interval encodes:
- the LOC109195497 gene encoding serine/threonine-protein kinase pim-2 gives MKKETRKITTPADKKDSGDRDCKSRTAKRKASPEKKTPIKRRRVAEQAGPSTSSDVVKGVKRKVVQDEEGTTKKAKKAKLLDHMSGDKEQASSLLDSGKDLNNKQVCAKNGKRKAAGDNRESPKKKKRNVDQDKKSVADQKREFQARYVEEHQLGEGGCGAVFAGYRIEDRFPVAIKHIPKNKVYCKVADESGKKLSVEVAIMVKLAGEAEGSVGISAPVSLLEWFDLGKELILVLERPVPAVDLQKYKAENGRTLTEDKAKVILKQLVDAVKELEDKHIFHRDIKGQNILIETGSDVPRVRIIDFGLSCFVKQRSLYRIFYGTPLHIPPEWYIRSCYRCGPTTVWQMGVVLYEALHARYFSTARFLTKKLSIKKRLSTECRNFLDACLAIVPEKRPTLEELQLHPWLR, from the exons atgaaaaaggaaacaagaaaaattaCCACTCCAGCCGATAAGAAAGATTCAGGAGATCGAG ATTGTAAGAGCAGGACTGCTAAAAGAAAGGCCAGTCCTGAAAAGAAGACCCCAATAAAAAGGAGGAGGGTCGCTGAGCAGGCTGGTCCTTCCACCAGCTCAGATGTGGTCAAAGGAGTGAAGCGCAAGGTTGTGCAAGATGAAGAGGGCAcaacaaagaaagcaaagaagGCTAAACTTCTCGACCATATGAGCGGTGACAAGGAGCAAGCATCCTCCTTGTTGGACTCTGGTAAAG ACTTGAATAACAAACAGGTGTGCGcaaaaaatggcaaaagaaaGGCCGCGGGAGACAACAGAGAGTcacccaagaaaaaaaaaaggaatgtggACCAGGACAAAAAATCAGTGGCAGACCAAAAAC GTGAATTCCAAGCCAGATATGTGGAGGAGCACCAGCTCGGAGAAGGAGGCTGCGGAGCAGTGTTTGCTGGCTACCGGATAGAAGATCGTTTTCCA GTTGCCATCAAACACATTCCCAAAAATAAAGTCTACTGCAAAGTGGCG GATGAAAGCGGGAAGAAGCTCTCAGTGGAAGTGGCCATTATGGTTAAACTTGCAGGTGAAGCAGAAGGGTCAGTGGGAATATCTGCACCTGTGTCCTTGCTGGAGTGGTTCGACCTTGGCAAAGAGCTGATCCTGGTGCTGGAGAGACCTGTCCCCGCTGTGGACCTGCAAAAATACAAAGCAGAAAATGGAAGAACTTTAACAGAGGACAAGGCCAAG GTCATTCTGAAGCAACTAGTTGATGCTGTAAAGGAACTTGAGgataaacacatctttcatcggGACATCAAGGGACAAAACATTCTGATTGAGACCGGCTCAGATGTGCCTCGTGTTCGCATCATTGACTTTGGACTGAGCTGCTTTGTTAAACAGCGATCTCTGTATCGCATCTTCTATG gCACTCCTCTTCACATCCCTCCCGAGTGGTACATTAGGAGCTGCTACAGGTGTGGACCCACCACGGTGTGGCAAATGGGAGTGGTGTTGTATGAAGCGCTTCATGCACGATACTTTAGTACCGCGAGGTTCCTCACAAAGAAACTGAGCATCAAAAAGCGTCTGTCCACAG aATGCCGGAATTTCTTGGACGCATGTTTAGCTATAGTCCCGGAGAAGCGCCCAACACTGGAGGAGCTCCAGCTTCACCCCTGGCTaagataa
- the LOC109195495 gene encoding tripartite motif-containing protein 16-like, whose amino-acid sequence MNQMDQTKFCCSVCLDLLKDPVTIPCGHSYCMNCIKSFWDEEEKKKIYSCPQCRQTFTARPVLVKNTMLADLVEELKKTGLQAAPADHCYAGPEDVACDVCTGRKMKAFKSCLFCLASYCEKHLQPHYDSPTLKKHKLVEPSKKLQENICSRHDEVMKMFCRTDQQSICYLCSVDEHKGHDTVSAAAERTERQRELEVSRQNIQQRIQDREKDVKLLQQEVEAINQSADQTVEHSEKIFTELIHLIQKRSSDVKQQIRSQQETEVSRVKELEEKLGQEITELKRKDAELKQLSHTEDHIQFLHNYPSLSALSESTDSSSINIRPLSYFEDVTAAVSEVRDKLQDILREEWTNISLTVTEVDVLLSDPPEPKTRAGFLKYSCEITLDPNKAHTYLLLSEGNRKVTAVEQQHYSDHPDAFTQWLQVLSRESLTGHCYWEVEWRGGGVNVAVAYKNISRTGDESGFGYNDKSWSLDCYNNSYTFWYNNIKTRVSGPLSSRVGVYLDHRAGILSFYSVSETMTLLHRVQTTFTQPLYAGLLVYYSGLGATAELIKVK is encoded by the coding sequence atgaatcaaatggatCAAACAAAATTCTGCTGTTCAGtctgtttggatctactgaaggatccggtgactattccctgtggacacagctactgcatgaactgtattaaaagcttctgggatgaagaggaaaagaagaaaatctacagctgccctcagtgcagaCAGACTTTCACAGCGAGGCCTGTCCTGGTGAAAAACACCATGTTAGCAGATTTagtggaggagctgaagaagactggactccaagctgctcctgctgatcactgctatgctggacctgaagatgtggcctgtgatgtctgcactggaagaaaaatgaaagcctTCAAGTCCTGTTTATTCTGTCTGGCatcttactgtgagaaacaccttCAGCCTCATTATGATTCACCtacattaaagaaacacaagctggtggagccctccaagaagctccaggagaacatctgctctcgtcatgatgaggtgatgaagatgttctgccgtactgatcagcagagtatctgttatctctgctctgtggatgaacataaaggccacgacacagtctcagctgcagcagaaaggactgagaggcagagagagctggaggtgagtcgacaaaacatccagcagagaatccaggacagagagaaagatgtgaagctgcttcaacaggaggtggaggccatcaatcagtctgctgatcaaacagtggagcacagtgagaagatcttcactgagctgatccatctcatccagaaaagaagctctgatgtgaagcagcagatcagatcccagcaggaaactgaagtgagtcgagtcaaagagcttgAGGAGAAGCTGGGGCAGgagatcactgagctgaagaggaaagatgctgagctgaagcagctctcacacacagaggatcacatccagtttctacacaactacccctcactgtcagcactcagtgagtctacagactcatccagcatcaatatccgtcctctgagctactttgaggatgtgacagcagctgtgtcagaggtcagagataaactacaggacattctgagagaggaatggacaaacatctcactgacagtcactgaagtggatgttttactgtcagatccaccagagccaaagaccagagctggattcttaaaatattcatgtgaaatcacactggatccaaacaaAGCACACACATATCTGTTATTATCAGAGGGGAACAGAAAAGTAACAGCAGTGGAACAACAACATTATTCTGATCATCCAGATGCATTTACTCAATGGCTTCAGgtcctgagtagagagagtctgactggacattgttactgggaggtggagtggagaggggGAGGAGTTAATGTAGCAGTCGCATACAAGAATATCAGCAGAACAGGAGATGAATCTGGATTTGGATATAATGACAAATCTTGGTCATTAGATTGTTACAACAACAGTTATACATTTTGGTACAACAACATTAAAACTCGTGTCTCAGGTCCTCTttcctccagagtaggagtgtacctggatcacagagcaggtattttgtccttctacagcgtctctgaaaccatgactctcctccacagagtccagaccacattcactcagccgctctatgctggactGTTGGTTTACTATAGTGGACTTGGAGCCACTGCTGAGTTGATTAAAGTGAAATAG